Proteins from one Prevotella sp. E2-28 genomic window:
- a CDS encoding MptD family putative ECF transporter S component, which yields MRKSSYLCSRKFTSAFLGFLSPWCWIVVFPALAAILGAPSYLWAASRWQRFGVATLFSVLFSVILFSMGEINIIQTALMIIVGFVSDDVRQLVGNKSEQGALFAYPILSLGVIAWLMKLWTDSEWYYRGAAEEIGIDYAEGLKTLSSIWALLLVIALTLAVSYYTIKILFCRYNIKCKNDNRK from the coding sequence ATCAGGAAATCATCATACCTTTGCAGCCGAAAATTTACCAGCGCCTTCTTGGGCTTCTTGAGTCCTTGGTGCTGGATAGTTGTTTTCCCTGCTCTGGCCGCCATATTGGGTGCGCCTTCATATCTATGGGCTGCGTCTAGATGGCAGCGATTTGGCGTAGCTACGTTATTCTCTGTATTATTCTCTGTAATTTTGTTTTCTATGGGTGAGATAAATATTATCCAAACAGCTTTGATGATTATTGTAGGTTTTGTTTCTGATGACGTCCGACAGCTCGTTGGAAATAAATCAGAGCAAGGTGCTCTCTTCGCTTATCCTATTCTGTCACTCGGAGTTATTGCCTGGCTAATGAAACTGTGGACAGACTCAGAGTGGTACTATCGGGGGGCAGCAGAAGAGATTGGGATTGATTATGCCGAAGGGCTTAAGACACTCTCGTCTATCTGGGCACTTCTCCTAGTTATTGCTCTTACTCTCGCCGTGAGCTATTATACAATAAAAATTCTGTTCTGTCGTTACAATATAAAATGTAAGAATGACAACAGAAAGTAG
- a CDS encoding DMT family transporter gives MSKTNIFQRPLWAALFAFTAAFLWGWAYPFIKLGFDEFEITTEMTGSKMLFAGIRFFLSGVIILTVARLTHRSFSLKDEAKSSLLGSSLFLLLFTLLNTTLHYACFYIGLSHSQGSRAAILNSLSVFVLVLLACMFFKSDKLTIRKIMGCTIGFSGILSLNLGGAESGTFTLLGDGMIILNALCGAFAGLMTRGVGKRVDVFVGTGYSLGIGGALLMIPGLLMGGTLPHVTLLGLFYLLMLIGISTIGFTLYNKLLTCNPVGKIAIWNSLIPVVGAVTSCLCLSEEFQWKYAVAATLTTTGIYIINKGKK, from the coding sequence ATGTCAAAAACTAATATATTCCAACGCCCATTGTGGGCAGCTCTTTTCGCCTTTACCGCAGCATTCTTGTGGGGATGGGCCTATCCGTTTATAAAACTAGGGTTCGATGAGTTTGAGATAACTACCGAGATGACTGGTAGTAAGATGCTGTTTGCAGGCATACGCTTCTTTCTCTCGGGTGTTATCATCCTCACCGTTGCACGATTGACACACAGGTCGTTCTCATTAAAAGATGAAGCTAAATCCAGTTTGCTTGGCAGTAGCTTGTTTCTGTTGCTTTTCACATTACTGAACACAACGCTGCATTATGCCTGTTTCTATATTGGATTATCCCATAGTCAAGGCAGTCGTGCCGCGATTCTGAATTCTCTGAGTGTTTTCGTGCTAGTCCTTCTGGCATGTATGTTCTTTAAGAGCGATAAGCTGACCATTCGCAAGATAATGGGTTGTACCATAGGTTTCTCAGGTATCCTTTCGCTCAATCTTGGAGGTGCAGAAAGTGGTACTTTCACGCTTCTGGGTGATGGTATGATTATCCTTAATGCTTTATGCGGAGCCTTCGCAGGTCTGATGACCAGAGGCGTTGGAAAGCGTGTGGATGTATTTGTGGGTACAGGTTATAGTCTTGGTATCGGAGGCGCCTTGTTGATGATTCCTGGATTACTGATGGGAGGCACATTACCCCATGTTACTTTGCTGGGCCTTTTCTATCTGTTGATGCTTATTGGCATCTCAACAATTGGCTTTACGCTCTATAACAAATTGCTGACGTGTAATCCCGTAGGAAAAATAGCTATCTGGAACTCACTGATTCCTGTCGTAGGCGCTGTTACGTCCTGTTTATGCCTCTCAGAGGAATTCCAATGGAAATATGCCGTAGCTGCCACATTGACCACAACTGGTATTTACATTATTAATAAGGGAAAGAAATGA
- a CDS encoding DUF1015 domain-containing protein, with product MATIKPFRGIRPPKELVEQVESRPYDVLDSEEARAEAGDNEKSLYHIIKPEIDFPVGTSEYDPKVYEKAAENFQKFQDKGWLVQDEQEHYYIYAQTMNGKTQYGLVVCAHTDDYMAGRIKKHELTRRDKEEDRMKHVRVNNANIEPVFFAYPDNAVLNELIMRYAATKPEYDFIAPIDGFRHQFWVVSDDKDMQTITSEFAKMPSMYIADGHHRSAAAALVGAEKQKQNPNHKGDEEYNFFMAVCFQASQLTILDYNRVVKDLNGLTSEQFLKALEKNFIVEDKGTEIYKPQQLHEFSLYLDLHWYSLKAKEGTYDNSDPIGVLDVDISSRLILDEILNIGDLRSSKRIDFVGGLRGLGELKRRVDNGEMRAALALYPVSMQQIMDIADSGKIMPPKATWFEPKLRSGLVIHKLS from the coding sequence ATGGCAACAATAAAACCATTTCGTGGCATTCGCCCACCAAAAGAGCTTGTAGAACAAGTTGAGAGCCGTCCCTATGATGTATTGGATTCTGAGGAAGCCCGCGCAGAGGCTGGCGACAACGAAAAGAGTCTCTATCACATCATTAAGCCAGAGATCGATTTTCCTGTTGGCACCAGCGAGTATGACCCAAAGGTCTATGAGAAGGCTGCCGAAAATTTCCAGAAGTTCCAGGATAAAGGCTGGTTGGTTCAGGACGAGCAGGAGCATTACTACATCTATGCACAGACAATGAACGGTAAGACGCAATACGGTCTTGTAGTTTGCGCTCATACCGATGATTATATGGCCGGCCGTATCAAGAAGCACGAGCTGACCCGTCGCGATAAGGAAGAGGACCGTATGAAGCATGTTCGTGTGAACAATGCCAACATTGAGCCAGTTTTCTTTGCTTATCCTGACAATGCCGTACTCAACGAGTTGATTATGCGCTATGCTGCTACCAAGCCAGAGTATGATTTTATTGCACCTATCGATGGTTTCCGTCATCAGTTCTGGGTTGTTTCAGACGACAAGGACATGCAGACCATTACCAGCGAGTTTGCCAAGATGCCTTCAATGTATATCGCCGATGGTCATCACCGTTCAGCTGCCGCAGCTCTCGTTGGTGCTGAGAAGCAAAAGCAGAACCCCAACCACAAGGGCGATGAAGAGTATAACTTCTTCATGGCTGTATGTTTCCAGGCTTCTCAGCTGACCATTCTCGACTATAACCGTGTGGTAAAAGACCTGAACGGACTCACCAGCGAGCAGTTCTTGAAAGCGTTGGAAAAGAACTTCATTGTAGAGGATAAGGGTACTGAAATCTATAAGCCCCAGCAGCTTCATGAGTTCTCACTCTATTTGGATCTCCACTGGTATAGCTTGAAAGCCAAGGAGGGTACCTATGATAATAGTGATCCTATCGGCGTGCTTGATGTGGATATCTCTAGTCGCCTGATTCTCGATGAGATTCTGAATATTGGCGACCTGCGTTCTTCTAAGCGTATCGACTTCGTAGGCGGACTGCGTGGTCTTGGTGAACTGAAGCGTCGCGTTGATAATGGTGAGATGCGTGCTGCCTTGGCTCTTTATCCTGTTTCTATGCAGCAAATCATGGATATTGCTGACAGCGGAAAGATTATGCCTCCAAAGGCTACTTGGTTTGAGCCAAAGCTACGCTCTGGACTGGTGATTCACAAATTATCGTAA